A single genomic interval of Zobellia nedashkovskayae harbors:
- a CDS encoding anthranilate synthase component I family protein: MRISASFTVFDIGKFKEDLLLWAQQFEEVVWLDGNGHSNKYGSFDALLAVDALTTIKTDSYQAFEKLREFQGQAKDYIFGYFSYDLKNDVEQLTSKNHDGPNFAELFFFQPKKIIKITGNTVVFQYLMMVDDEIQPDFDLISNEGDLKEEKGTVTENIKIKLRIFKDEYFRQVRKMLSHIHRGDIYEANFCQEFYAEDTQINPFKTYQKLNKISEAPFASFLRVYDNYLLSASPERYLRKDGSKLISQPIKGTAKRASGVEEDEKLIAALKLDPKERAENIMIVDLVRNDLSKGALKGSVVVEELCEVYTFEQVHQMISTVVAHVPPNANPVDIIRQSFPMGSMTGAPKVSAMKIIEELEAFKRGLYSGAVGYFTPEGDFDFNVVIRSILYNATKKYVSYSVGSAITAKAIPEKEYEECLLKAKAMREVLEE; encoded by the coding sequence TTGCGTATTTCTGCTTCGTTTACTGTTTTTGATATTGGAAAGTTTAAAGAGGACCTATTGCTATGGGCGCAACAGTTTGAAGAGGTTGTTTGGTTAGATGGTAATGGACATAGCAATAAGTATGGCTCATTTGATGCTTTGTTGGCTGTAGATGCCTTAACGACCATTAAAACGGATAGTTATCAGGCTTTTGAAAAACTAAGAGAATTTCAAGGTCAGGCAAAAGACTATATTTTCGGGTATTTTTCCTATGACTTGAAGAACGATGTAGAGCAATTAACTTCAAAAAATCACGATGGACCAAATTTTGCTGAACTGTTCTTTTTTCAACCCAAGAAAATCATTAAAATAACCGGGAACACTGTGGTTTTTCAGTATTTGATGATGGTTGATGATGAAATTCAACCAGATTTTGACCTGATTTCAAATGAAGGTGATTTAAAAGAAGAGAAGGGTACGGTTACTGAAAATATTAAGATAAAACTTCGGATTTTTAAGGATGAATATTTCCGGCAGGTTAGAAAAATGTTATCCCATATTCATCGCGGTGATATCTATGAAGCTAATTTCTGCCAAGAATTCTATGCGGAAGACACGCAGATCAATCCATTTAAGACCTACCAGAAGCTAAATAAGATATCAGAAGCGCCGTTTGCTTCATTTCTTAGAGTATATGATAATTATTTGCTTTCTGCTTCTCCAGAGCGTTATTTACGCAAAGACGGTAGTAAGTTAATTTCTCAACCTATAAAAGGAACTGCAAAAAGAGCATCTGGGGTTGAGGAAGATGAAAAACTGATAGCAGCGCTTAAGCTGGACCCGAAAGAACGTGCTGAAAATATAATGATTGTTGATTTGGTTCGTAATGACTTATCCAAGGGGGCTTTGAAAGGCAGTGTTGTTGTGGAGGAGCTCTGTGAGGTCTACACTTTTGAGCAGGTACACCAAATGATTTCTACCGTTGTTGCTCATGTACCGCCTAATGCTAATCCTGTGGATATTATCCGACAATCTTTTCCAATGGGCAGTATGACGGGCGCGCCCAAAGTGTCTGCTATGAAAATAATTGAGGAGCTTGAAGCTTTTAAGCGTGGTTTGTATAGTGGTGCAGTAGGGTATTTTACACCAGAGGGTGATTTTGATTTCAATGTGGTGATTCGTAGTATTCTCTATAACGCAACCAAAAAATATGTTTCGTATTCCGTAGGAAGTGCAATTACAGCAAAAGCCATTCCTGAGAAAGAATATGAAGAATGCTTATTAAAAGCGAAAGCCATGCGGGAAGTTCTTGAGGAATGA
- the lpdA gene encoding dihydrolipoyl dehydrogenase, with the protein MSSYDVAIIGSGPGGYVSAIRCAQLGLKTAIIEKYSTLGGTCLNVGCIPSKALLDSSHHYEDAIKHFAEHGIDIPGEIKVNLEQMIARKAAVVKQTCDGVKFLMDKNKIEVFEGLGSFKDATHINIKKNDGSTETIEAKNIIIATGSKPSSLPFIKIDKERIITSTEALTLKEIPKHLIIIGGGVIGLELGQVYKRLGADVTVVEYMDRIIPTMDASLSKELTKVLKKQKVKFNLSSKVKSVERKGNEVIVKADDKKGKEIELKGDYCLVAVGRKPYTDGLNVESAGVKLDARGKVEVNDHLQTSTSNIYAIGDVVRGAMLAHKAEEEGTMVAEQLAGQKPHIDYNLIPGVVYTWPEVASVGKTEEELKEAGIEYKVGQFPMRALGRSRASMDLDGFVKMLADKKTDEVLGVHMIGARSADLIAEAVTAMEFRASAEDISRMSHAHPTFAEAVKEAALAATEDRALHI; encoded by the coding sequence ATGAGTTCATACGATGTAGCCATTATTGGCTCAGGACCAGGAGGATATGTATCAGCAATTCGTTGTGCACAGTTGGGATTGAAAACGGCAATAATCGAAAAATACAGCACTTTAGGTGGAACATGTCTTAATGTGGGTTGTATACCTTCTAAGGCTTTATTGGATTCTTCCCATCATTACGAAGATGCCATCAAGCATTTTGCAGAACACGGAATTGATATTCCGGGCGAAATAAAGGTAAATCTAGAACAGATGATTGCTAGAAAAGCGGCTGTTGTAAAGCAGACGTGTGATGGAGTTAAGTTTTTGATGGACAAAAACAAAATAGAGGTTTTTGAAGGATTGGGTAGTTTTAAAGATGCTACGCATATCAACATCAAAAAGAACGATGGGAGTACAGAAACTATTGAAGCTAAGAATATTATAATAGCTACAGGAAGTAAGCCTTCATCATTGCCTTTCATTAAAATAGATAAAGAACGCATTATAACTTCTACTGAGGCTTTAACCTTAAAAGAGATACCAAAACATCTTATTATTATAGGTGGAGGAGTTATTGGTTTAGAGCTTGGACAGGTTTACAAACGCCTTGGTGCCGATGTTACTGTGGTTGAGTATATGGATCGTATCATCCCTACAATGGACGCTTCACTTTCTAAGGAACTGACTAAAGTTTTAAAGAAACAGAAGGTTAAATTTAACCTTTCTAGTAAAGTAAAATCTGTAGAAAGAAAAGGCAATGAAGTTATTGTTAAGGCCGATGATAAAAAAGGTAAAGAGATAGAGCTGAAAGGTGATTACTGCCTTGTTGCTGTAGGTAGAAAGCCTTATACTGATGGTTTGAATGTTGAATCTGCCGGTGTTAAATTGGATGCAAGAGGTAAAGTTGAGGTTAATGATCATTTACAAACGTCAACTTCAAATATCTACGCTATTGGAGACGTTGTTCGTGGCGCTATGTTAGCTCATAAGGCCGAAGAAGAAGGAACTATGGTTGCTGAGCAGTTAGCAGGTCAAAAACCGCATATTGATTATAACTTGATTCCAGGTGTAGTATACACGTGGCCAGAAGTTGCTTCTGTTGGTAAGACGGAAGAAGAATTGAAAGAAGCCGGTATTGAATATAAAGTTGGTCAATTTCCAATGCGTGCATTAGGTCGCTCTCGTGCTAGCATGGATTTAGACGGATTCGTAAAAATGTTAGCTGATAAGAAAACGGATGAAGTTTTAGGAGTTCACATGATTGGAGCTCGTAGTGCAGATTTAATCGCAGAAGCCGTTACTGCAATGGAATTCCGTGCATCTGCTGAAGATATCTCAAGAATGAGTCATGCACACCCCACTTTTGCTGAAGCGGTAAAAGAAGCGGCACTTGCCGCTACGGAAGATCGTGCGCTGCATATCTAG
- the nhaC gene encoding Na+/H+ antiporter NhaC — translation MTSKNSGEHRENENIVKNRELNIWEALTPVIALVAMLAYNVYVFGDDALSGSNQFILLLGGAVAAIVGTFNKVPYKQMMAEVAENLKSTTGALLILLMVGALAGSWLISGIIPAMIYYGLQVLNPTIFLAACVVICAIISIATGSSWTTSATVGIALIGIGEALGISLGMTAGAVLSGAYFGDKLSPLSDTTNLAPAMAGGELFDHIKYMLYTTVPTISITLIFFIILGFTIETKGSADIESILTSINSAFTITPWLFLVPIVVVVLIIKKTPPLAALLIGTLLGAVFALIFQPDVVAGITEAKELTFRSGYEGILTAITVQTSVPTDNLALNDLFSAKGMAGMMGTIWLIVCAMVFGGIMDGIGALDRITKSLLKMAKTTFGLFASTVGSCLALNITASDQYLAIVVPGKMFSKAYADRNLAPENLSRTLEDSGTVTSVLVPWNTCGAYHSSVLGVGTAEYALFAVFNWLSPIMTLIFAALHIKIKQLTTKNTSSHKEI, via the coding sequence ATGACAAGCAAAAATTCAGGGGAGCACAGAGAAAACGAAAACATCGTTAAAAACAGAGAATTAAATATCTGGGAAGCACTAACCCCTGTAATAGCCCTTGTAGCTATGCTGGCCTACAATGTTTATGTTTTTGGAGACGACGCACTTAGTGGCTCTAACCAATTCATTCTTTTACTAGGAGGCGCTGTCGCTGCTATTGTTGGGACATTCAACAAGGTGCCTTACAAGCAAATGATGGCCGAGGTTGCAGAAAACCTTAAATCTACTACTGGAGCTTTACTTATTTTGTTAATGGTAGGTGCTTTAGCAGGCTCATGGTTAATTAGCGGCATCATTCCCGCAATGATTTACTACGGGCTTCAAGTTTTAAACCCTACCATATTTCTTGCGGCCTGTGTTGTTATATGTGCCATTATATCTATTGCCACAGGTAGTAGCTGGACTACTTCCGCCACGGTGGGTATAGCTTTGATCGGTATTGGCGAAGCGCTAGGCATATCTTTAGGCATGACTGCTGGAGCAGTATTGTCCGGTGCTTATTTTGGAGATAAACTTTCTCCCCTTAGCGATACTACCAATTTAGCACCCGCTATGGCAGGTGGTGAGCTTTTTGATCATATTAAATACATGCTATACACTACGGTTCCTACCATAAGCATTACTTTAATATTCTTTATAATTTTAGGATTTACCATAGAAACAAAAGGCTCGGCAGATATAGAATCTATCTTAACTTCTATTAATTCGGCTTTTACAATTACACCTTGGCTTTTTCTTGTACCAATAGTAGTTGTTGTACTTATTATTAAAAAAACACCTCCATTGGCCGCCTTATTAATAGGAACTTTATTAGGAGCTGTATTCGCTCTAATTTTTCAACCTGATGTCGTAGCTGGTATCACCGAAGCTAAAGAACTCACTTTTAGATCAGGTTACGAAGGAATACTAACTGCCATAACGGTTCAAACTTCGGTACCCACAGATAATTTAGCGCTAAACGATTTATTTTCTGCAAAAGGAATGGCCGGGATGATGGGTACTATTTGGCTTATTGTATGTGCCATGGTTTTTGGCGGAATTATGGATGGTATTGGAGCTCTGGACCGCATTACCAAATCATTGTTGAAAATGGCAAAAACTACGTTCGGTCTTTTTGCAAGTACAGTAGGAAGCTGTTTAGCTTTAAACATTACGGCCTCTGATCAATATCTTGCTATTGTAGTTCCGGGAAAAATGTTCAGTAAAGCTTATGCAGATAGAAATTTAGCTCCAGAAAACTTAAGCAGGACCTTAGAGGATTCCGGTACGGTAACCTCCGTTCTTGTGCCTTGGAACACTTGTGGTGCCTACCACAGTAGTGTTTTGGGAGTAGGAACGGCAGAATATGCATTGTTCGCCGTATTTAACTGGTTAAGCCCTATAATGACCCTCATTTTTGCCGCCTTACACATTAAAATCAAGCAATTGACCACCAAAAATACTTCTTCTCATAAAGAAATTTAA
- a CDS encoding NADPH-dependent FMN reductase has translation MASILAFAGSNSSKSINYQLVKHTVSLIEGDKIQLLNMANFPFPMFSEDYERENGYSNSLIELKNDIVKADGIIISVNEHNSGPSAYFKNLTDWLSRVERKFLDGKPVLLMSTSGGQRGGISALEATANVIPRFGAQVAATFSLPYFQENFTVGEGIIDKELAKAHRAALDQFLSKL, from the coding sequence ATGGCTTCAATATTGGCATTTGCTGGAAGTAATTCTTCTAAATCAATTAATTATCAATTGGTAAAACATACGGTTTCTCTTATTGAGGGGGATAAAATTCAATTATTGAACATGGCTAATTTCCCTTTTCCTATGTTTAGTGAGGACTACGAGAGAGAAAACGGCTATTCGAATTCATTGATAGAGCTCAAAAATGATATAGTTAAGGCAGATGGTATTATTATTTCTGTAAATGAGCATAATAGTGGGCCTTCAGCTTATTTTAAAAATTTAACCGATTGGTTATCACGTGTTGAGCGTAAATTTCTAGATGGTAAACCTGTGCTGTTAATGTCTACTTCCGGTGGGCAAAGAGGTGGTATAAGTGCTTTGGAAGCCACGGCAAATGTAATTCCACGATTTGGTGCTCAAGTAGCGGCAACTTTTTCTTTGCCTTATTTTCAAGAAAATTTTACAGTAGGAGAAGGAATCATCGATAAGGAGCTTGCTAAGGCTCATCGTGCTGCATTAGACCAATTTTTAAGTAAACTATAA
- a CDS encoding acyltransferase family protein: MENKTTRLYFIDAMRAWAILMMLQGHFIDGLLDTAFRDGSSVAFSIWKYFRGITAPVFFTVSGFIFTFLLTKGDKTGLQNPRVKKGVKRGLELLFIGYLLRMDLFGLLQGKIYDSFYLVDVLHCIGLSLLGIIGIYLLAQKRKKFLFPTALLSITVLLFLFEPSYKNWGFTFLPDAFANYLTKSNGSVFTIIPWFGYAAFGGFLSVVFTKFKNFKHLYTVAIPLFAITGATLIAYSSDLFLYISQLTEIQLFANIYFNNYLIIRLGDVLLVFSVFMLLRGLLKNSTVLKMGQSTLSIYIVHFMILYGSFTGLGLYRFFHHSLTPAVAIPGALIFMIVCTFSALKYEDNKEIIKLRIATTVKFVFVKIEVFSLGIFQIGKSRFFRLLRKVSRAKN; encoded by the coding sequence GTGGAAAACAAGACAACAAGGCTATACTTTATTGATGCCATGCGAGCATGGGCCATTCTTATGATGCTACAAGGGCATTTTATAGATGGACTTCTAGATACTGCTTTTAGAGATGGCAGCAGTGTAGCTTTCTCTATTTGGAAATACTTTAGAGGCATTACAGCCCCCGTATTCTTTACGGTTTCTGGCTTTATATTTACCTTTCTTTTAACTAAAGGAGACAAAACCGGTCTGCAGAACCCAAGGGTTAAAAAAGGAGTGAAACGAGGCCTTGAGCTTCTTTTTATTGGCTACCTGTTGCGAATGGACCTTTTTGGACTCTTGCAAGGTAAGATTTACGATTCTTTTTATTTAGTTGATGTATTGCATTGTATTGGCCTTTCTCTATTAGGCATTATTGGTATATACTTACTCGCTCAAAAACGAAAGAAGTTTCTTTTTCCAACAGCCCTCTTAAGCATTACCGTTTTATTATTTCTTTTTGAACCTAGTTACAAAAACTGGGGCTTTACATTTTTACCAGATGCATTTGCCAATTACCTAACTAAAAGCAATGGTTCTGTTTTTACCATTATTCCATGGTTTGGTTATGCTGCATTTGGAGGATTCTTATCAGTAGTTTTTACGAAATTCAAAAATTTTAAACATCTATATACTGTTGCTATACCACTTTTCGCTATAACCGGAGCCACACTCATTGCCTATTCATCTGATTTGTTTTTATACATTTCACAATTGACCGAAATACAGTTATTTGCGAATATTTACTTTAACAATTACTTAATTATAAGATTAGGTGATGTTTTACTTGTTTTCAGTGTTTTTATGCTCCTAAGAGGTTTGCTTAAAAACAGTACAGTACTTAAAATGGGACAGAGCACGCTTTCCATCTACATCGTACATTTTATGATTCTATATGGTTCTTTCACCGGACTAGGTCTGTATCGGTTTTTTCATCATTCCCTTACTCCTGCCGTTGCCATTCCGGGAGCTCTAATCTTTATGATTGTATGTACCTTTTCCGCTCTTAAATATGAGGACAATAAAGAAATCATAAAATTAAGAATTGCAACCACTGTTAAATTTGTGTTCGTCAAAATAGAGGTTTTCTCTCTAGGTATTTTTCAAATTGGAAAAAGTCGGTTTTTTAGATTACTAAGAAAAGTTAGTCGGGCCAAAAACTAA
- a CDS encoding CDGSH iron-sulfur domain-containing protein: protein MSDKKFTPVKVALEKDKRYAWCTCGHSETNVFCDGSHKQYGKPGSLVFQVDEDKEARICTCKLTNNPPYCDGSHNN from the coding sequence ATGAGTGATAAAAAGTTTACCCCCGTTAAAGTAGCATTAGAAAAAGACAAAAGATACGCATGGTGCACCTGTGGTCATTCGGAAACAAACGTTTTTTGTGACGGTTCCCACAAACAGTATGGCAAACCAGGTTCTTTAGTTTTTCAAGTAGATGAAGACAAAGAAGCTAGGATTTGCACCTGCAAACTAACGAACAACCCTCCTTATTGCGACGGAAGTCACAACAACTAA